Proteins encoded in a region of the Fusibacter sp. A1 genome:
- the pgsA gene encoding CDP-diacylglycerol--glycerol-3-phosphate 3-phosphatidyltransferase → MNLATQLTVLRLALVPVFMVLLALDTPLLRWVAFAVFVIASITDFLDGYIARKMNQVTKLGKLLDPLADKVLVTAALVGLVELGEIAGWIVVVILSREFIISIFRAMAASTGLVIAASYWAKIKTTVQMIAILLLLANNYPASMIGIPLDQIMLYIATILTVVSGVEYLLKNKQVLKE, encoded by the coding sequence ATGAATTTAGCAACTCAGTTGACGGTATTAAGACTCGCACTCGTTCCTGTTTTCATGGTTCTTTTGGCTCTGGATACACCTTTACTCAGATGGGTCGCCTTCGCAGTGTTTGTCATTGCCTCGATCACTGACTTTTTGGACGGTTACATCGCAAGAAAAATGAATCAGGTGACGAAACTTGGAAAACTTCTTGACCCTCTTGCGGATAAGGTGCTTGTAACCGCCGCACTTGTAGGATTGGTCGAGCTTGGCGAAATTGCTGGTTGGATTGTCGTGGTGATTCTATCAAGAGAATTCATCATCAGCATATTCAGAGCGATGGCAGCGAGTACAGGCCTTGTGATCGCTGCAAGTTACTGGGCTAAGATAAAGACGACTGTTCAAATGATCGCCATCCTCTTGCTGCTTGCCAACAACTACCCTGCGAGCATGATAGGCATTCCACTGGATCAGATCATGCTTTATATAGCGACCATCTTGACGGTCGTATCGGGAGTTGAATACTTGCTCAAGAACAAGCAGGTGCTAAAAGAATGA
- the rimO gene encoding 30S ribosomal protein S12 methylthiotransferase RimO: protein MKNYVYIETLGCSKNQVDSEVMMGLFKEKEYYMTDNPEQAQIIVVNTCGFIESAKEESVNTILDMAIYKNEHVCEYLIVTGCLAERYANDLVNEIPEVDAFVGTTAFDEIMKIVDALGDKGERISQTGNIDKEFAEGLPRELSTPSHFAFLKIAEGCDNLCTYCIIPKLRGKYRSRTIESIVDEANALAKQGVKELIVIAQDTTRYGIDIYGEYKLYELLEKLNEVEGIEWIRLQYMYPDIVDEKLIKTIASCEKVVDYFDIPVQHASNRILKRMKRNTSKEDIEALIKSIRTHIPKASIRTTMIVGFPGETEEDFEELLTFVENAKFDRLGAFTYSKEENTAAYNLDGQVDEDIMKERHAKLMMLQQDVSEVIQQNKIGQVMRVVIEETTDDPKVYVGRTSLDAPEVDGVCYVHTEGELLEVGQFVDVKIDDAMEFDVMGVKL from the coding sequence ATGAAAAACTATGTATATATCGAAACACTTGGTTGTTCCAAAAATCAAGTTGATTCAGAAGTGATGATGGGACTATTTAAGGAAAAAGAATACTATATGACGGACAATCCCGAACAGGCGCAAATCATCGTTGTGAACACCTGTGGATTTATCGAAAGCGCTAAAGAGGAGTCTGTCAACACGATTCTTGACATGGCGATTTATAAAAACGAGCACGTATGCGAGTACCTGATCGTGACCGGATGCCTTGCAGAGCGTTATGCGAACGATCTTGTGAATGAGATCCCTGAAGTGGACGCATTCGTCGGTACGACGGCCTTCGACGAGATCATGAAAATTGTCGATGCGTTAGGCGATAAGGGAGAACGTATCAGTCAGACAGGCAATATCGATAAGGAGTTCGCAGAAGGCCTTCCAAGAGAGCTTTCCACCCCCTCGCATTTCGCATTTTTAAAAATAGCCGAAGGGTGTGACAACCTATGCACGTACTGCATTATTCCTAAATTACGAGGAAAATATCGTTCTAGAACGATTGAGTCCATCGTTGATGAGGCAAATGCTTTGGCCAAGCAAGGCGTCAAGGAGCTTATCGTCATCGCTCAGGATACGACGCGATATGGCATCGATATTTACGGTGAATACAAGCTATATGAGCTGCTTGAAAAGTTAAATGAGGTCGAAGGCATAGAATGGATCAGACTTCAGTACATGTATCCTGATATCGTGGATGAAAAGCTGATCAAAACCATCGCGTCCTGCGAGAAGGTCGTGGACTATTTCGATATTCCTGTGCAACATGCAAGCAACAGGATATTAAAACGTATGAAACGCAACACATCCAAAGAAGATATCGAAGCGCTCATAAAATCGATCAGAACCCATATTCCTAAAGCTTCGATTAGAACGACCATGATCGTAGGATTCCCCGGTGAGACAGAAGAAGACTTTGAAGAGCTGCTTACCTTTGTAGAAAACGCTAAATTCGACCGCTTGGGTGCTTTCACCTATTCAAAAGAGGAAAACACCGCTGCATACAATCTTGACGGACAAGTGGACGAGGACATCATGAAAGAGCGTCACGCTAAACTGATGATGCTGCAGCAAGACGTTTCAGAAGTCATCCAGCAAAACAAAATCGGACAGGTGATGAGAGTGGTCATCGAGGAAACAACCGACGACCCTAAGGTCTATGTCGGAAGAACTTCCCTTGACGCGCCAGAAGTGGACGGAGTCTGCTATGTGCATACAGAAGGCGAACTCCTAGAAGTCGGACAATTCGTAGATGTGAAAATAGATGATGCAATGGAATTTGATGTTATGGGGGTCAAACTATGA
- a CDS encoding DNA translocase FtsK, which translates to MANKQPVANKQTTASKQTKSKPKQKPATSSRQKPASSSTTSTKKTTPKKQASTSKGTSKSSTSKNSDKTKHESVLGYEMKLLGLLAFCVFMILSLHTSSVGVVGAWMKGLLTGLFSIGAYLMPYVVFSFVFLQINKNLSKFKLRVQVSSAVLLLAFILFIGMSSVNYAVDDFYTLEGFKLAYDQGQDLLGAGSLGNFIFKIFYGPLGRMGTGLIITSLMLIFLALTANITPSKILKGIGYSAVKTKDTVVKTNQVVNTAVKTSISQLKTDFDDHNSEREKNKQHIIDLMNRDLFDLDVEKDSSQDEYTPDYSKPRVDEEEPVLPILTDSELIDVFEPQIEKAPEVIDVADNIKILDFQTMARARKTKTPAVDSVLTQPDEEVKEETVEFSRSDTSVSAQTKEKIDYKAIKKENSNITLEEKTAIENEIIEKVRLAFEHYELPNVEMLNEGKHQSGDKDRKDILIKARQLEDTLRNFKIDAKVVQVSKGPMITRFEIAPSPGVKVSKIVNLSDDIALNLAATSVRIVAPIPGKAAVGIEVPNKTTSVVTLRDVIESDPYENHKSELRFGLGKDISGVPIVADLAKMPHLLIAGATGSGKSVCVNTIISSILFNAKPDEVKFLMIDPKVVELNVYNGIPHLILPVVTDPKKASIALNWAVQEMTDRYKRFAETGVRDLTSYNKKYELTGEGEHMPRIVVIIDELADLMMVAPNQVEDAICRIAQMARAAGIHLIVATQRPSVDVITGVIKANIPSRIAFAVSSQIDSRTIIDMGGAEKLLGKGDMLYFPSGESKPRRVQGSFITEEEVESVVTYVKGQLEGEYEYDSAVLDEVKETMQQASDAEGIDDLLEDAIQFVIESEKASTSLLQRRFRIGYNRAARMVDELEIRGIVGPSRGSKPREVLMTMTEFEMTGE; encoded by the coding sequence ATGGCGAACAAGCAGCCAGTAGCGAACAAGCAGACAACAGCGAGCAAACAGACAAAAAGCAAACCGAAGCAGAAACCGGCGACATCCAGTAGACAAAAGCCCGCTTCGTCCTCTACGACTTCAACTAAAAAGACAACGCCAAAAAAACAGGCGAGTACCTCAAAAGGAACTAGTAAATCCAGCACTTCTAAAAATTCTGACAAGACCAAGCACGAAAGTGTGCTTGGCTACGAAATGAAGTTGTTGGGCCTGCTAGCTTTTTGTGTGTTTATGATTCTTAGCTTGCACACCAGCTCAGTGGGTGTTGTCGGAGCATGGATGAAAGGTCTTTTAACGGGACTGTTTTCTATTGGTGCTTACCTGATGCCCTATGTTGTGTTTTCCTTTGTCTTTTTACAGATCAATAAGAACTTAAGTAAGTTCAAGCTAAGAGTTCAAGTATCCTCAGCGGTACTGCTACTAGCGTTCATCTTGTTTATCGGTATGAGCAGTGTCAATTATGCGGTAGACGACTTTTATACTCTTGAAGGTTTTAAGCTTGCATACGATCAAGGACAGGACCTGCTTGGTGCCGGTTCGCTTGGCAATTTCATTTTCAAGATTTTCTATGGGCCGCTGGGCAGAATGGGGACAGGTCTTATCATCACCTCGTTGATGCTCATCTTTTTAGCGCTTACTGCAAATATCACACCAAGCAAGATACTCAAGGGGATCGGTTATTCGGCCGTTAAGACAAAAGATACGGTAGTAAAGACCAACCAAGTCGTAAATACAGCTGTAAAGACAAGCATCAGTCAGTTGAAGACAGATTTTGACGACCATAACTCCGAACGAGAAAAGAACAAGCAACACATCATCGACCTGATGAACCGTGACTTGTTTGATCTTGATGTTGAAAAGGATTCAAGTCAGGACGAATACACGCCGGATTACAGCAAGCCTAGGGTAGATGAAGAGGAACCTGTCTTGCCTATTCTGACAGATTCTGAGCTTATCGATGTCTTTGAACCGCAAATAGAGAAAGCACCTGAGGTAATTGATGTAGCTGACAACATTAAGATTCTGGACTTCCAGACGATGGCACGTGCAAGAAAGACCAAGACACCAGCGGTCGACTCTGTTCTTACGCAGCCGGATGAAGAGGTGAAGGAAGAAACGGTCGAGTTTTCGCGTTCGGATACGAGTGTATCTGCTCAAACAAAAGAGAAAATCGATTACAAAGCGATAAAAAAAGAAAACAGCAATATCACCTTGGAAGAAAAGACCGCGATTGAAAATGAAATTATCGAAAAGGTCAGGCTCGCATTTGAACATTATGAGCTGCCAAACGTAGAAATGCTAAACGAGGGCAAGCATCAGAGCGGCGACAAGGATAGAAAAGACATACTTATCAAGGCGAGACAGCTAGAAGATACGTTAAGGAACTTTAAAATAGACGCAAAAGTCGTTCAGGTAAGTAAGGGACCGATGATCACAAGATTTGAGATCGCACCAAGTCCAGGTGTCAAGGTGAGTAAAATCGTCAATCTTTCTGACGACATCGCACTTAATCTTGCTGCAACAAGTGTCAGAATCGTCGCGCCGATACCGGGTAAGGCCGCTGTCGGTATCGAGGTTCCCAATAAGACCACTTCGGTTGTCACACTTAGGGACGTAATTGAAAGCGACCCCTACGAGAATCATAAATCAGAGCTTAGATTCGGCCTAGGTAAGGACATTTCGGGTGTTCCCATTGTGGCTGACCTTGCAAAAATGCCACACCTTCTGATTGCCGGCGCTACCGGCTCGGGTAAAAGTGTTTGCGTAAACACGATCATATCGAGTATACTGTTTAATGCCAAACCGGATGAAGTGAAGTTCCTGATGATCGATCCAAAAGTAGTCGAGCTCAATGTCTATAACGGTATCCCACATCTGATCTTGCCGGTTGTGACCGATCCTAAAAAGGCGAGTATCGCCTTAAACTGGGCCGTTCAGGAAATGACCGACCGTTACAAGCGGTTCGCAGAAACCGGTGTGAGAGATCTTACCAGCTACAACAAGAAGTACGAGTTGACAGGAGAAGGGGAGCATATGCCAAGAATCGTCGTAATCATCGACGAGCTTGCCGACCTGATGATGGTCGCTCCCAATCAAGTGGAGGATGCCATCTGCAGAATCGCCCAAATGGCCAGAGCTGCGGGCATCCATCTGATCGTTGCCACGCAAAGACCTTCTGTGGACGTTATCACAGGAGTGATTAAGGCAAATATACCGTCGAGAATCGCATTTGCAGTATCTTCACAAATCGACTCGCGTACGATCATAGACATGGGTGGCGCAGAAAAACTTTTAGGAAAAGGGGACATGTTATATTTCCCATCCGGCGAATCCAAACCAAGGCGTGTACAAGGTTCCTTCATCACAGAAGAAGAAGTGGAAAGCGTCGTCACCTATGTGAAAGGACAGCTTGAAGGCGAATACGAATACGATTCCGCCGTACTTGACGAAGTGAAAGAAACCATGCAGCAGGCCTCTGACGCAGAAGGGATAGATGATCTCTTAGAAGATGCGATCCAATTCGTCATCGAATCAGAGAAGGCATCGACATCACTACTGCAAAGAAGGTTTAGAATCGGTTATAACCGAGCTGCAAGAATGGTTGACGAATTAGAGATTAGAGGCATTGTCGGACCAAGCCGCGGATCAAAGCCGCGAGAGGTATTAATGACAATGACAGAATTTGAAATGACTGGAGAGTAG
- the scpB gene encoding SMC-Scp complex subunit ScpB, with protein sequence MLNQNMKQIEALLFAWGEALSYQRLAALTGLSQELVKEEADNLRNYYDTCNHAIQLLDVNQSVQLATRHEVSDVVEQLFVTDKNKGLSVSNLEVLSIIAYKQPITKTEIERIRGVKCDRAVQILLELELIRISGKLERIGRPNLFSTTDLFLKKFGLKTLRELPPVASFERMQIALFDEEEEENGEQAASSEQADNSEQTDKKQTEAETGDIQ encoded by the coding sequence ATGCTTAATCAAAATATGAAGCAGATAGAGGCACTTCTATTTGCATGGGGTGAGGCGCTTTCTTATCAGCGTCTAGCTGCGCTTACAGGACTTTCCCAGGAACTTGTCAAAGAGGAAGCCGACAACCTAAGAAACTACTATGATACCTGCAACCATGCGATACAGCTTCTTGATGTCAACCAATCCGTCCAGCTTGCGACAAGACATGAGGTTTCGGATGTGGTGGAACAGTTGTTTGTCACCGATAAGAACAAGGGACTATCGGTCAGCAACCTAGAAGTCCTTTCCATCATCGCGTATAAGCAGCCGATCACCAAAACCGAAATAGAGCGGATCAGAGGTGTCAAGTGCGATAGGGCGGTTCAGATTCTTCTTGAACTTGAACTGATCAGAATCAGCGGTAAGCTGGAACGTATCGGCAGACCGAATCTATTTAGTACGACGGACTTATTCTTAAAAAAATTCGGACTTAAGACTTTAAGGGAATTACCACCTGTAGCTTCTTTTGAACGTATGCAGATTGCATTATTTGACGAAGAGGAGGAAGAAAATGGCGAACAAGCAGCCAGTAGCGAACAAGCAGACAACAGCGAGCAAACAGACAAAAAGCAAACCGAAGCAGAAACCGGCGACATCCAGTAG
- a CDS encoding ScpA family protein translates to MEIELNVTLPIFEGPLDLLLHLLEKNEVDIYDIPIIVITSQFLAYLETLDTVKLDVTSEFVVMAAHLLEIKSKMLLPIHGENDEDLVMSEEDPRFDLVQRLIEYKQYKDAAVDMKDKFDQFGGRYFKPTNELKRFKTSIDISADDYQVDISALVNALNKVIERIPEIDMTRKDYFKKLMRDVHTVEEKIEILTEKFTAKRRWQFDELVLDVTTKLELVITFLALLELLKTGLVSVVQDHTFDAIVIEIDEEFNHA, encoded by the coding sequence ATGGAAATAGAATTGAATGTTACGCTCCCAATATTTGAGGGACCTTTAGATTTATTATTGCATTTGCTTGAAAAAAACGAAGTGGATATATACGATATTCCAATCATCGTGATTACCAGTCAGTTTCTGGCTTATTTAGAGACATTGGATACGGTCAAACTCGATGTCACAAGTGAATTTGTCGTCATGGCGGCGCATCTATTAGAAATCAAATCAAAGATGCTGCTTCCTATCCATGGGGAAAATGACGAAGACCTTGTCATGTCTGAGGAAGATCCAAGGTTCGATCTTGTACAGCGTCTTATCGAATACAAGCAGTATAAAGATGCCGCTGTCGATATGAAAGACAAGTTCGACCAGTTTGGAGGCCGATATTTTAAGCCGACCAACGAACTTAAACGCTTTAAGACTTCTATCGACATCAGCGCCGATGATTATCAAGTGGATATCAGCGCGCTTGTTAATGCGCTCAACAAGGTGATTGAACGAATACCTGAGATCGATATGACAAGAAAAGACTACTTTAAAAAATTAATGCGCGATGTGCATACCGTAGAAGAAAAAATCGAGATTCTAACAGAAAAATTTACAGCGAAAAGAAGATGGCAGTTTGATGAGTTGGTTTTAGATGTAACCACCAAACTCGAACTGGTCATCACCTTTTTGGCGCTACTGGAACTCTTAAAGACAGGTCTGGTCTCTGTAGTGCAGGACCATACCTTTGATGCCATTGTTATTGAAATCGACGAGGAATTTAATCATGCTTAA
- a CDS encoding ATP-binding protein, whose product MRHIANKVSLAIILSTVMMGLILGTLVYLRSEALLRAQTEENLMHVLEREASIINGRFDNVKSISNVFRSIITETIDLNRAKNEPGYMMAYKNQIIPIVENMIATFESRSGWILFNSNVIPGTNTVSFTREDNKFLREEEYDVISAGYGSEDWWMNAILYGEFWTKPYYWEPWDSEIISYSIPIRMNGDVIAVTGAELFLDTFTEQLDSISFYESGKASLLTEDMKWIYLSDSNSYTIDDLWIKEHSSIIKSKPTGIEYGLEDKTRTVLAWTTLDNGWILMAHPTYKDMFSGLKVLFNLTLITMAMSIPVTIVIGLLLSKTITKRIAVLSDIAGNILDHEKLILLPVESTDEIGHLTEVFNQMQLNVRSTLSKLRLSESKYRSLIETSDHLIYTISLDRKFLMVNKAMEDFLGIERTDLIGQAFEVLFSKDKDQKFWSDSFNDVITSAVGITSISVVVLESGEEKRLSTTLTPIFDENDTIAMVMGTSTDITQIVEAEHEINRLLQKEKEDLSDRVDRKVVELNNAMQELMEAEKMASLGRLVAGVAHEINTPLGTAITAASFLEDTQHQLNAALESGTLSKSSFEHGIEVMNDAISSINRNLQKAATLVSSFKSISVNQSHDTLTTFSIKELIEVELVSLRHEYKRLQPRITIICSSELKLKSYPGAFTQILTNLIMNSLKHGFIDIEVPGLTIVVSDERDTVTIVYKDNGVGMRQDVLSHVFEPFFTTARGKGGSGLGLNIVYNMVTGLLKGKIICESDYLKGTTFTITVPKHL is encoded by the coding sequence ATGAGACATATTGCAAACAAGGTATCTCTTGCAATAATCCTAAGCACGGTAATGATGGGACTCATACTTGGTACGCTTGTGTATCTTCGTTCAGAGGCTCTTTTAAGAGCGCAGACCGAAGAGAACTTAATGCATGTCCTGGAACGTGAGGCGTCGATCATCAATGGCAGGTTCGACAATGTCAAAAGCATCTCCAACGTATTCAGAAGTATAATTACCGAAACCATCGATCTGAATCGAGCCAAAAACGAGCCGGGTTACATGATGGCCTACAAGAATCAAATCATACCGATTGTCGAGAATATGATCGCAACCTTCGAGAGTCGGTCCGGTTGGATTCTGTTCAATTCCAATGTCATACCAGGGACCAACACAGTCTCTTTCACGCGTGAGGATAACAAGTTTTTAAGAGAAGAGGAATACGACGTCATCTCGGCGGGGTACGGGTCTGAAGACTGGTGGATGAATGCTATCCTATACGGCGAGTTCTGGACCAAGCCATATTACTGGGAACCGTGGGATTCAGAGATTATCAGCTATTCCATCCCCATAAGGATGAATGGGGATGTCATCGCGGTTACAGGTGCTGAGTTATTTTTGGATACCTTCACAGAACAGCTTGATTCGATCAGCTTTTATGAGTCAGGAAAAGCATCGCTTCTGACAGAGGACATGAAGTGGATCTACCTGTCGGATTCGAACAGCTATACGATCGATGACCTATGGATAAAGGAGCATAGCTCCATCATAAAGTCTAAACCCACTGGAATAGAATACGGATTAGAGGACAAGACGAGAACCGTTCTTGCATGGACGACACTCGATAATGGATGGATTCTCATGGCCCATCCCACCTATAAGGACATGTTCAGCGGTCTAAAAGTACTATTCAACTTAACCCTTATCACTATGGCCATGTCCATACCGGTTACAATCGTCATAGGACTGCTGCTTTCAAAGACCATCACAAAACGGATCGCAGTACTCTCAGATATCGCAGGAAACATCCTGGACCACGAAAAGCTGATACTCCTACCTGTGGAAAGCACCGATGAGATAGGGCACTTGACCGAGGTATTCAACCAGATGCAGCTTAATGTGAGAAGCACGCTGTCTAAGCTAAGGCTGAGCGAGTCCAAATACAGGAGTCTGATAGAAACATCGGACCACCTCATCTATACGATCAGCTTGGACCGTAAGTTCTTAATGGTCAACAAGGCGATGGAGGACTTCTTGGGTATCGAGCGGACCGATCTGATTGGACAAGCCTTTGAAGTGCTTTTCAGCAAGGACAAGGATCAGAAGTTTTGGAGCGACTCCTTCAACGATGTCATCACATCCGCAGTCGGTATCACAAGTATCAGTGTGGTCGTTTTGGAATCGGGTGAGGAAAAAAGACTGAGCACCACCCTGACACCAATTTTTGACGAGAACGACACCATAGCCATGGTGATGGGAACAAGCACTGACATCACCCAGATCGTCGAGGCTGAACACGAAATCAACCGGCTCCTACAAAAGGAAAAGGAAGATCTATCGGATAGGGTGGATCGAAAAGTGGTAGAACTCAACAACGCGATGCAAGAGCTGATGGAAGCCGAAAAAATGGCTTCGCTCGGACGTCTTGTCGCCGGTGTCGCCCATGAGATCAACACACCGCTTGGGACCGCCATCACAGCGGCAAGCTTCCTAGAGGATACACAGCACCAGCTGAATGCCGCGCTGGAAAGCGGCACGCTCAGCAAATCCAGCTTTGAGCATGGCATCGAGGTGATGAACGACGCCATATCAAGCATCAATCGCAATTTGCAAAAGGCTGCAACCCTCGTTTCGAGCTTTAAGAGCATCAGCGTAAATCAAAGCCACGATACCCTGACTACTTTTTCGATAAAAGAATTGATTGAAGTCGAGCTGGTTAGTCTGAGACACGAGTATAAGAGGCTGCAGCCTAGAATCACCATCATCTGCAGCAGTGAATTGAAGCTAAAGTCGTACCCCGGCGCATTCACACAGATTTTGACCAACCTGATCATGAATTCGCTCAAACACGGATTTATAGATATTGAAGTGCCAGGGTTGACAATCGTAGTTTCCGATGAAAGGGACACGGTCACCATCGTCTACAAGGATAACGGTGTCGGTATGAGGCAAGACGTGCTAAGTCATGTATTCGAGCCTTTCTTCACCACCGCACGCGGAAAAGGCGGCAGCGGTCTCGGACTCAATATCGTCTATAATATGGTCACCGGTCTTCTAAAAGGAAAGATCATTTGCGAAAGCGATTATCTGAAAGGAACCACTTTCACCATCACGGTTCCAAAACATCTATAA
- a CDS encoding MFS transporter encodes MFEFIKKNTSLIAVSWGHFVNDFFMSVVPVVLFAFASEMKLNAIQMSMIAFVITTAGTFFQPLVGLLIDKVQKSSLLIYSLLLITLGMSLSGLITNFYLLILVVGVSALGSSVYHPLGSTITIHKTSLTKGKSLSVFMTVGSFAHSAAPIVAIPLVTIYGLKALSVLMIPGLLSCLILYMARVQEVTWTKDKDSSEGSNHAKLTKGQMAQMTIPMSIAVIKGLLYRVVIVFGVILLGIKGIEPVMAAAVLSAFMIARAFATLIGGFISDSIGEKNTLILFNTAALFSVFMLVYGGNLLSILGLVILGFTINATAAANITITHKILPNNVNYGTGLIMGFAATMSAVAILGFGVLVDRFSLTASLNVVVVLTAFMAVSSYALPKELFIIVNNSEESTL; translated from the coding sequence ATGTTTGAATTTATAAAAAAGAACACGTCTTTGATCGCGGTGTCCTGGGGGCATTTTGTCAACGACTTCTTTATGAGTGTTGTTCCAGTCGTCCTCTTTGCATTCGCATCTGAAATGAAACTGAACGCGATTCAAATGTCGATGATCGCTTTTGTCATCACGACAGCCGGAACGTTCTTTCAGCCACTAGTCGGCTTACTTATCGACAAGGTGCAAAAAAGCAGCCTTCTGATCTACTCCTTGCTGCTGATCACTTTGGGTATGAGTCTGTCAGGACTGATCACAAACTTTTACTTGTTGATACTCGTCGTAGGCGTGTCCGCTCTCGGGTCTTCGGTTTACCATCCGCTGGGTTCGACGATCACCATACATAAGACGTCTCTTACCAAGGGAAAGAGTCTGTCAGTCTTCATGACCGTCGGCAGTTTCGCTCATTCCGCGGCACCAATTGTCGCGATACCCCTTGTGACAATCTATGGACTAAAGGCCTTATCTGTGCTCATGATACCCGGACTACTTTCCTGCCTGATCCTTTATATGGCCAGGGTTCAAGAGGTTACTTGGACAAAGGATAAGGACTCCAGCGAGGGAAGTAATCATGCGAAGCTGACAAAAGGACAAATGGCTCAGATGACAATTCCGATGTCTATCGCAGTAATCAAAGGCTTACTCTACCGCGTTGTGATCGTGTTCGGTGTAATTCTTCTGGGGATCAAGGGGATAGAACCTGTGATGGCTGCCGCTGTCTTGTCGGCATTCATGATCGCCAGGGCTTTTGCTACACTTATCGGTGGTTTTATAAGCGATAGCATAGGCGAAAAGAACACCCTCATACTCTTTAACACCGCTGCGCTTTTTTCAGTTTTCATGCTGGTGTATGGGGGCAATCTGTTATCGATACTTGGACTAGTCATCCTAGGATTCACAATCAACGCGACTGCCGCTGCGAATATCACGATCACACATAAGATTTTGCCCAATAATGTGAATTATGGAACGGGACTGATTATGGGATTTGCTGCGACCATGAGCGCTGTCGCCATCCTAGGATTCGGCGTTCTTGTAGATAGATTCAGCTTAACCGCAAGCCTTAATGTCGTGGTCGTACTGACAGCCTTCATGGCGGTGTCAAGCTATGCGCTTCCAAAAGAGCTGTTTATTATTGTGAATAATAGCGAAGAAAGTACTCTGTAG
- a CDS encoding methylated-DNA--[protein]-cysteine S-methyltransferase — protein sequence MIYSTIASQWGQLIACIDSEDRLVGLWFENQKYFPQIPKEAVWVNCHDPNTTGTLRALLEQLTAYESGSLRHFDLKLAPQGTAFRKLIWDLLLEVPFGETLTYGELGRLAAIRLDRESMSAQAVGGAVGHNPISIVIPCHRVIGASGSLTGYAGGLDKKSALLSHEDLSNPTS from the coding sequence ATGATTTATTCGACAATTGCATCTCAATGGGGACAACTCATCGCATGCATAGATTCAGAGGACCGCCTTGTAGGTTTGTGGTTTGAAAACCAGAAGTATTTTCCTCAGATACCAAAAGAGGCGGTATGGGTGAATTGCCATGATCCCAATACTACCGGTACATTAAGAGCGCTTTTGGAGCAACTTACAGCCTATGAGTCCGGGAGTTTAAGGCACTTTGATCTAAAGCTCGCACCACAAGGCACAGCGTTTAGAAAGCTGATATGGGACCTGCTCCTTGAGGTTCCTTTCGGCGAGACACTCACCTATGGAGAACTAGGCAGGCTTGCGGCTATCAGACTGGATCGTGAAAGCATGTCCGCACAGGCTGTGGGCGGCGCCGTAGGTCATAATCCCATCTCCATTGTCATTCCTTGCCATAGGGTTATCGGCGCAAGCGGCTCTTTGACAGGCTACGCGGGGGGGCTTGATAAGAAAAGCGCCTTGTTGAGCCATGAGGACTTGAGTAACCCGACGTCCTAA